In Pelosinus sp. UFO1, one genomic interval encodes:
- a CDS encoding NFACT family protein, which produces MSLDGVSLSALLAELNTKLTGGRIDKVFQSDKYTLILWIRQSNENLRLLISVNPKHPRIHLTAGTLENPATPPAFCMLLRKHLEGGRIASILQHSLDRIALMSIDFRNEDGTIITKCLISELMGKHSNIILTQDQVIIDAIKRVGLSISRTRQVLPRMEYTYPPGQMRLNFFETPIPVFFNTLKTLQTTPVTKAIIQTGIGVGPITAKEIIWRAGLPADILVEALDNSDIIALQEATESIITHLKSKEIEPTVIVNAENQLVGIASFNLEHLIQKNTKHHFFTMSEAVEFIDSLSGKKKLPEQTILFKIVTEESNRLQRKKIILTKELSDATSADSFRKFADIIMANLYSIPEDQNQITLPDLYHDSPDDNQISIVIDTKLSPLENAQSYYSKYNKLKRAQELLKEQLFQCIHETSYLESILVALEHATNSSELADIREELINSGYLKKASKRRIPIPASKPLTITTQDGLTILVGKNNRQNDIVTFKQAQHNDIWFHTKDIPGSHVILRSGSQTPSLQSLQLAAHLAAYYSKASQSSNVPVDYTQRRYVKKPSGAKPGFVIYDHQSTIYVTPDENLVNSVLKKS; this is translated from the coding sequence CAAAGCATCCTCGCATTCATCTGACTGCAGGCACTTTGGAAAATCCCGCTACACCTCCAGCCTTTTGCATGTTATTGCGAAAACATTTAGAAGGAGGGCGCATTGCTAGCATTCTTCAGCATAGTCTCGATAGAATCGCTTTAATGTCTATCGATTTCCGTAATGAAGATGGTACCATTATAACTAAATGCCTTATCTCTGAGTTAATGGGCAAACATAGCAATATTATCCTCACACAAGATCAGGTTATTATTGATGCTATTAAAAGAGTTGGTCTAAGTATCAGTCGCACCCGACAGGTTTTACCTCGAATGGAATATACCTACCCACCTGGTCAAATGCGCCTGAATTTTTTCGAGACTCCTATACCTGTTTTTTTTAATACGCTTAAGACACTCCAAACAACTCCTGTCACCAAAGCCATTATTCAAACAGGTATTGGTGTCGGACCTATAACTGCCAAAGAAATAATTTGGCGAGCTGGGCTACCTGCTGACATTCTAGTTGAAGCCTTAGATAATTCTGATATTATCGCTTTACAAGAAGCAACCGAGAGTATTATTACTCATTTAAAATCAAAAGAAATAGAACCTACAGTAATTGTTAATGCCGAAAATCAGCTAGTTGGTATTGCATCTTTCAACTTAGAACATTTAATACAAAAAAATACGAAACATCATTTTTTCACTATGAGTGAGGCTGTTGAATTCATAGATAGTCTTTCAGGGAAAAAAAAGCTTCCTGAACAAACTATTTTATTCAAGATTGTCACAGAAGAGAGCAACCGCTTACAACGAAAAAAGATAATTCTTACTAAAGAATTATCTGATGCGACATCTGCGGATTCCTTTCGAAAATTTGCTGATATTATCATGGCGAATCTTTATTCAATACCTGAAGATCAGAATCAGATCACCTTACCCGACTTATACCACGATTCCCCTGACGATAATCAAATAAGTATAGTTATTGACACTAAACTTTCCCCATTAGAAAATGCCCAATCTTATTATTCAAAATATAATAAATTAAAGAGGGCACAGGAATTACTCAAAGAGCAGCTCTTCCAATGCATACACGAAACATCCTATCTAGAAAGCATTTTAGTTGCCCTTGAACATGCTACAAACAGTTCTGAGCTTGCCGATATTCGCGAAGAATTGATTAATAGCGGTTATCTTAAAAAGGCTAGCAAACGCCGCATTCCAATTCCTGCTTCCAAGCCACTAACAATCACCACGCAGGATGGCCTAACCATTTTAGTTGGAAAAAATAATCGTCAAAATGACATTGTAACATTTAAACAAGCACAGCATAATGATATATGGTTTCATACAAAAGACATCCCAGGATCCCACGTTATTTTACGCTCCGGCAGCCAAACCCCATCATTACAGTCGCTTCAATTAGCAGCACATTTAGCTGCCTATTATAGCAAAGCCAGTCAATCATCTAATGTGCCAGTGGATTATACACAACGTCGTTATGTAAAAAAGCCCTCCGGTGCGAAACCTGGTTTTGTTATTTATGATCACCAAAGTACTATATATGTAACACCAGATGAAAACCTGGTTAACTCCGTATTAAAAAAGTCCTAA
- the pyrR gene encoding bifunctional pyr operon transcriptional regulator/uracil phosphoribosyltransferase PyrR: MVNLVEKTVIMDEQAIRRGLIRIAHEIIENNKGIKDLVLVGIRTRGVPLAERLAIEIARIEGVELPVGILDITLYRDDLSTLSYQPIVHQTQIPVDISGKTIVLIDDVLYTGRTVRAALDAIIDIGRPKVIQLAVLVDRGHRELPIRADYVGKNVPTSSKEVVGVQLMPVDQADKVVIKEIVE, from the coding sequence ATGGTTAATTTAGTAGAAAAGACCGTCATCATGGATGAACAAGCGATCAGACGGGGGCTCATTCGTATTGCCCATGAAATTATTGAAAACAATAAAGGGATAAAAGATTTAGTACTAGTAGGAATTAGAACTCGTGGCGTACCTCTGGCAGAACGATTAGCAATTGAAATAGCAAGAATCGAAGGAGTAGAATTACCGGTAGGGATTTTAGACATAACCTTATATCGGGATGATTTGTCTACTCTTAGTTATCAGCCTATCGTACATCAAACGCAGATTCCTGTTGATATTAGTGGAAAAACAATTGTGTTAATTGATGATGTATTATATACGGGACGAACTGTGCGGGCTGCTCTTGACGCGATTATTGATATTGGAAGACCAAAGGTTATACAACTAGCAGTGTTAGTAGATCGTGGTCATCGTGAGCTGCCAATTCGGGCGGATTATGTAGGGAAGAACGTGCCTACTTCCAGTAAAGAAGTAGTAGGTGTCCAGTTGATGCCTGTTGATCAAGCGGATAAGGTAGTAATTAAAGAAATTGTAGAATAA